The following coding sequences lie in one bacterium genomic window:
- a CDS encoding Ig-like domain-containing protein, translated as MKADRGGNCRWIEGAGGRSLTVAARIGLGILLSLLALFLGPVTGWAQTPKIMPLGNSITYGCGCSTPRCEPDTFVGYRRHLDELIDPAQATINFVGANTAGPPDFVDKKHSGYSGYRADEIKGLLSLAYLNTYQPDIILLHIGTNDILQNDSLPTGDVVTSTLQDIEGIITKIYNYDPSTYILVAGIIPFGSTCLPGFNCNNAQVEALNDGIWNLVSDWENDTGALIEYVDHYSAFKPRINDYLCADSIHPNPVGYEVMAEIWYNHLEPLLTPPEITAIFPTNGNVKLDANIWIRFSKPMDTASVNCILTPSVGVLTPSWNPAGTEVTYTHATLFDEETTYTCEITGQDDFGNTLAAGGVPNPWSFTTVYVCPQITWTSPSDGKTDVAWDEPVVVIFSEPMNKSTVSFQVSPDPGNWTVAWNAADSQATFSHSTAFAEYKWYTFLITAGQSALDGDDLCAGPVGNPWDFQTLDDPPEVMATNPQDRDDTVGLNQSIIITFSEPMNTPTVNITITPSVSLTANWNANKTEATYTHAGFTEETDYHVEVGGQDQAGVWMTTAYEFDFTTINLPPSLISVSPTPEATNVPLNQPIVVTFSEPMNTPTVALNLESGPDPGGWTEEWNGINTQVTYDHNFFTEGTAYTFSLTGQDLSGQSLVDDPTLNPWSFTTTSNPFVISTIPDTGATGVDIYQPVIIVFSEPMWPPVGAWYDCTPTNPFSQVSWNPNYTEVTLSHPPDVPFKENTTYTFRILEIKDNENNPLMPLPYPIAFTTGQAAPTVLSTDPDSGEPNVALDAPVIITFSKPMNTGTVIATCNPNPEGWSFIWTGGDTVLNFNAHNNFNESTTYTFSLTAGQDKTGLDLAPLPYAFPFTTAGIAPTVVSTIPTNGAAGVNLNQDIIITFSEKMDVNNFDFDSNPDPGGWSKSWNGAQTQVTCRHNDFTESTPYTFTITSARDLVGNNLDPLPYPVTFTTLFIPAPTVVSTTPASGATGVARGQDIIITFSKEMDVTSFNFNSNPDPGGWSRSWNGAQTQVTCRHNDFNESTAYIFTITQAKSSDGKNLDPLPYAFPFSTVSDAPTVTLTVPQDGEGGVAFNQDIIITFSEAMDTSSFQFTSNPDPGGWSRSWNGAQTQVTCRHNDFTESTPYTFTITSARDLVGNNLAPLPFSITFTTTCLSPTVIATDPLSGATGVTLDQSLTITFSEAMDTNSFQFTSNPDPGSWSALWQAGTTRVILSHNNFTENTTYNFFITKASDLKGCNLTLLPYPITFTTISQAPTVVSTLPEDGATTAARTQEIIIVFSEPMDTGSFNFNCSPNPGGWSVAWNGSDSQATLSHQDFTEGQAYTFTITAARDKAKVNLTPLPYPLIFTIAGGPPAVISTIPKEGADTVDWNQDIIIVFSEPMNRASLTTTCSPDPGGWVINWNASDTEVTLSHNNFTEITPYTFTITGAKDQSSGLDLVGLPYALHFTTVGEHPTASIVPENGTTGVTLDQTVIITFSEAMNTSSLNFTSAPNPGGWTVSWNDSDSQVTLSHTDFTESTAYTFTITVANDPSGLSLDPLPYSTNFTTFGESPTVVSTIPETGATNISLDQDIIITFSETMNTSSLNFTSAPNPGGWTVSWNDADSQVTLNHTDFTESTAYTFTITTANDPSGLSLDPLPYFINFTTFGESPTVVSTIPETGATNISLDQDIIITFSEAINTNSLNFTSAPDPGGWTVNWNDADSQVTLSHTDFTESTAYTFTITVANDPSGLSLDPLPYSINFTTFGESPTVVSTLPETGAINISRDQDIIITFSEAMNTSSLNFTSTPDPGGWTVSWNDSDSQVTLRHTDFTESTAYIFTITEAKDLAGLDLDPLPDRIAFTTWSEAPTILSTLPVAGSETVPQSQDIVITFSEPMDTSSVILTSNPDIKDYTVSWNQGNTEVTYAHSGFSEARTYVLEAAGRDMAGNDLAAGPAPNPWSFKITGANPTIMAATPSPGFNQTPLDQAVIVVFSEPMDTTSVILEVSPDPGGWQAQWNENRTAVTYSHNNFTQGSAYMAHITQAQDLAGLELVPGEMSNPWAFMTEDTAPTVVAVSPSTGSIEVPLDQVMVITFSEPMAPATLTFAISPDPGHWTVNWNDGLNTQATLSHAPFQKATSYYFEVTGGMDPGANSLANIPYPVTFTTLSEPPLVISTSPQNGAGTVGFNDPIIIAFSQPMNKASLQTVCTPDPGGWSVEWNQSDSQAIYYHADFNKSTAYTFTIRQAKGQNGLDLDPLPYSLNFATEDIPFVTAITPRPNATDVFTTQPVIITFSKKMKTESLTYTDTLPGNWWTSWNQEGTVVTIYHNNPFEFSTTYGFELTGGTDLSGNPLPNLPYFWSFTTLEAPAPTVVSTDPQPGEDNVPLNQPMVVTFSKPMNKASLQTVCTPDPGGWSVKWNQSDDQATFYHADFNNSTAYTFTIRQAKGQNGFDLDPLPYSINFATADIPFVTSLIPRPNATDVLTTQPVIITFSKKMKTESLTYTDTLPGNWWTSWNQEGTQVTIYHNNPFEFSTTYGFELTGGTDLSGNPLPHLPYFWSFTTLASPAPTVVSTDPQPGEDNVPLNQPMVVTFSKPMNKDSLQITSTPDPGGWSVAWNEPDNTQAAFSHSEFEESTRYTFTINQAKGQNNRDLNPLPYSINFTTHGDTPVITRITPPPNATDVRTTQPIIITFSEEMHTASFSYTDTLPGGWTVAWNEANTQVTLNHTPFEKSTTYGFKITGGTDLAGNSLPNLPYTWRFTTEAEVEPPVITEVTPKPGATEVELEQPVIVTFSKPMDTSSFTFTDTWPGGWWTSWNQTDTQVTIYHTLFQESTTYGFEITGGRDLFASSLPNLPYAWNFTTIDIPPTIIEVSPEQDAVGVPLDQPVIVTFSEPMNTASVTYLDTSPGGWTASWNEANTAATFHHANPFNQSTTYGFEITGGTDQAGNSLRHLPYAWNFTTIDIPPTIIEVRPEQDAVGVSLDQPVIITFSEPMNTASVTYLDTLPGGWTASWNEANTAATCHHSNPFNQSTTYGFEITGGTDQAGNSLRHLPYAWNFTTIDIPPTIIEVSPKQDAVGVSLDQPVIVTFSEPMNTASVTYLDTLPGGWTASWNEANTAATFHHANPFHQSTTYGFEITGGRDLFGSSLPNMPYAWNFTTIDLPPTIVEVNPEQETVGVSLDQPVIVAFSEPMNTASVTYTDISPGGWTVSWNEAETQTTFSHSNPFEEMTVYEFEITGGKDLTGSELLNLPYAWSFTTTGINPFITAVRPKRNAVGVALDQPIIVTFSQPMNTTSLIYTDTLPGHWTVAWNEAETEATIYHSNLFEELTTYGFEITGGQDAFGLELFNIPYLWGFTTLGIPPQITEVSPKDGQLGVELNQPIVVTFSEQMNPASVTYADTLPGGWTASWNEANTQAVFYHSNLFLESTIYGFEITAGQDIKGNPLSPSLVPNPWSFTTLSLPQPPRIVSTSPADGETEVPLNQPVVVVFSKPMDTATVTWADTLPGGWTASWNETNTAATFYHRNPFEASTAYGFEITGGQDTEGNPLDTPLVPNPWSFTTLSLPPPPRIVFTSPADGETEVPLNQPVVVVFSKPMDTATVTWADTLPYGWTVTWNEANTAATFHHRNPFEASTAYGFEITGGQDTEGNPLDTPLVPNPWSFTTRSLQPPRIASTSPANGETAVVLNEPVVIVFSKPMNPASVTYADTLPGGWTVSWNEANTQAVFYHSNLFLESTTYGFEITAGQDIKGNPLSTSLVPNPWFFTTLSLPQPPRIVSTSPANGETAVALNEPVVVVFSKPMNPASVTYADTLPGGWTASWNETNTAATFHHRNPFEASTVYGFEITGGQDTEGNPLDTPLVPNPWFFTTLSLSQPPRIVSTSPANGETAVVLNEPVVVIFSKPMDTAAVTWADTWPYGWTVTWNEADTEATFHHRNPFEASTVYRFEITGGQDTEGNLLGDPLVPNPWSFTTIETITSEAYPYPNPCQGNKVWITNLPIDSNLKVYIFDVSGELVRTLDEEGTEIIGQEAVWNIKNEDGAEMSYGIYIYLVESEKGSQRGKIAVIR; from the coding sequence ATGAAAGCCGATAGAGGAGGCAACTGCCGATGGATAGAAGGCGCCGGTGGTCGCTCCCTAACGGTCGCGGCTCGGATCGGTTTGGGGATACTGCTCAGCCTCTTGGCCCTTTTCCTTGGGCCTGTCACAGGCTGGGCTCAAACACCTAAGATAATGCCCCTGGGTAATTCCATCACTTATGGTTGTGGTTGCAGCACCCCCCGTTGTGAGCCTGACACCTTCGTGGGATATCGGCGGCACCTGGATGAACTTATTGATCCAGCTCAGGCCACCATTAATTTTGTGGGCGCTAATACGGCCGGCCCCCCAGACTTCGTAGACAAGAAACATTCCGGTTATTCTGGCTATAGGGCTGATGAAATAAAAGGTCTTCTTAGTCTTGCCTACCTTAATACATATCAGCCAGACATTATCCTCCTTCACATAGGAACAAATGACATCTTGCAGAATGATAGCCTCCCCACAGGCGATGTCGTTACTTCAACCCTTCAGGATATTGAGGGTATAATCACCAAAATTTACAATTACGATCCCTCTACCTATATATTGGTAGCCGGCATAATACCTTTTGGCAGCACGTGCCTCCCCGGTTTCAATTGTAATAATGCCCAGGTAGAAGCTCTTAATGACGGCATCTGGAATTTAGTTTCAGATTGGGAAAACGATACAGGGGCTTTAATCGAATACGTAGACCACTATAGTGCCTTTAAACCGCGTATTAATGATTATTTATGCGCTGATAGTATCCATCCCAATCCGGTTGGCTACGAGGTTATGGCCGAGATCTGGTACAACCATCTTGAACCCCTTTTGACCCCACCGGAAATAACCGCCATCTTTCCTACTAACGGAAATGTGAAACTTGATGCCAATATTTGGATACGATTCTCTAAGCCTATGGATACCGCCAGTGTTAACTGTATCTTAACCCCCAGTGTAGGCGTTCTCACCCCTTCCTGGAATCCGGCCGGAACAGAGGTTACTTATACCCACGCCACTCTCTTTGATGAAGAGACAACCTATACCTGTGAAATAACCGGTCAGGATGATTTTGGCAATACTCTGGCCGCCGGAGGCGTGCCTAATCCCTGGTCATTTACTACCGTCTATGTCTGCCCTCAAATCACCTGGACCAGTCCCTCTGACGGAAAGACTGATGTTGCCTGGGATGAGCCGGTGGTGGTTATCTTTTCTGAGCCAATGAATAAAAGCACGGTTTCGTTTCAGGTCAGTCCTGACCCGGGCAACTGGACCGTAGCGTGGAATGCCGCCGACTCGCAGGCTACCTTCTCTCACTCTACTGCCTTTGCTGAATATAAATGGTATACCTTCCTGATTACGGCCGGGCAATCTGCCCTGGATGGCGATGATCTGTGTGCCGGGCCGGTAGGTAATCCCTGGGATTTCCAGACCTTGGATGACCCGCCTGAGGTGATGGCCACTAATCCTCAAGATAGGGATGATACGGTGGGCCTTAATCAATCCATTATCATCACCTTCAGCGAACCGATGAATACCCCCACCGTAAATATAACCATTACCCCTTCGGTGTCTCTAACGGCAAACTGGAACGCCAATAAAACTGAGGCTACATACACCCATGCGGGGTTTACTGAAGAGACCGATTACCACGTAGAGGTAGGCGGACAGGATCAGGCCGGAGTTTGGATGACCACGGCCTATGAATTTGATTTCACCACCATTAATCTCCCGCCCTCCCTTATTAGCGTCAGCCCGACACCTGAGGCTACCAATGTCCCTTTAAACCAGCCGATAGTAGTTACCTTCTCTGAACCTATGAACACCCCTACTGTTGCCCTCAATCTTGAGTCCGGCCCGGATCCGGGGGGGTGGACAGAAGAATGGAACGGAATCAATACCCAGGTTACTTATGACCATAATTTCTTTACGGAAGGCACGGCCTATACCTTCAGCCTCACCGGCCAGGACCTATCCGGTCAATCTCTGGTTGATGACCCTACGCTTAATCCCTGGTCATTTACTACTACCTCCAACCCTTTTGTCATCAGCACTATTCCTGACACCGGCGCTACGGGAGTGGATATATATCAGCCTGTGATCATAGTATTCTCTGAGCCAATGTGGCCTCCTGTAGGCGCCTGGTATGACTGCACCCCGACTAATCCATTTTCGCAAGTTAGCTGGAATCCGAATTATACGGAGGTAACACTTAGCCACCCCCCCGACGTTCCCTTTAAGGAAAATACCACCTATACCTTCCGGATATTAGAGATTAAAGATAATGAGAATAATCCCCTGATGCCCTTACCTTACCCCATTGCCTTTACCACCGGACAAGCCGCCCCAACTGTCCTCTCCACTGACCCGGACAGCGGCGAGCCAAATGTAGCTCTTGATGCCCCTGTAATCATTACTTTCTCCAAGCCTATGAACACAGGGACGGTTATAGCTACTTGTAATCCTAATCCAGAGGGTTGGAGTTTCATCTGGACCGGGGGCGATACTGTGCTTAACTTTAACGCACACAATAACTTTAACGAATCCACCACCTATACCTTTAGCCTTACCGCTGGCCAAGATAAAACCGGCCTTGATCTGGCTCCTTTACCTTATGCCTTTCCCTTCACCACGGCCGGTATTGCTCCGACCGTTGTTTCCACTATTCCGACCAACGGCGCCGCCGGGGTGAACCTTAATCAGGATATTATTATCACCTTCTCGGAAAAGATGGATGTAAACAACTTCGACTTTGACTCCAATCCTGACCCGGGCGGCTGGTCGAAGAGCTGGAACGGCGCCCAGACTCAAGTCACCTGCCGACACAATGACTTTACTGAGTCAACTCCCTACACCTTTACCATCACTTCTGCCAGGGACTTAGTCGGCAATAACTTAGACCCCCTGCCCTATCCGGTCACCTTCACCACCCTCTTTATCCCCGCGCCTACGGTGGTCTCTACTACGCCGGCGAGCGGGGCAACCGGCGTAGCCCGTGGTCAGGATATTATCATTACCTTCTCTAAGGAAATGGATGTAACCAGCTTTAACTTCAATTCCAATCCTGATCCCGGCGGCTGGTCGAGGAGCTGGAACGGCGCCCAGACTCAAGTTACCTGCCGGCACAATGACTTTAATGAGTCAACTGCCTATATCTTTACCATCACCCAGGCAAAAAGTTCGGACGGCAAAAACCTGGATCCGCTACCTTATGCCTTCCCATTTTCTACGGTGAGCGACGCCCCAACCGTAACTTTAACGGTTCCCCAGGATGGTGAAGGAGGTGTCGCCTTTAATCAGGACATTATTATCACCTTCTCTGAAGCTATGGATACCAGCAGCTTCCAATTTACCTCCAACCCTGATCCCGGCGGCTGGTCGAGGAGCTGGAACGGCGCCCAGACTCAAGTCACCTGCCGGCACAATGACTTTACTGAGTCAACTCCCTACACCTTTACCATCACGTCGGCCAGGGATTTAGTCGGCAATAACTTAGCTCCTTTACCCTTTTCTATTACCTTCACCACTACTTGCCTATCACCCACGGTAATAGCCACTGATCCGCTCAGCGGCGCTACCGGCGTAACCCTTGATCAATCTTTGACTATCACCTTCTCTGAAGCTATGGATACCAACAGTTTCCAATTTACCTCCAATCCTGATCCCGGCAGCTGGAGCGCCCTCTGGCAGGCGGGAACTACTCGAGTTATCTTATCTCACAATAACTTTACCGAAAATACCACCTACAACTTTTTTATAACGAAGGCCAGTGACCTGAAGGGATGTAATCTAACCCTGCTACCCTACCCTATCACCTTCACCACTATTAGCCAGGCCCCTACCGTAGTTTCCACCCTCCCGGAAGATGGAGCCACAACGGCCGCCAGGACCCAGGAGATTATTATTGTCTTCTCTGAGCCGATGGATACGGGTTCCTTTAATTTCAATTGCAGCCCTAACCCGGGCGGGTGGTCAGTAGCCTGGAACGGCTCTGACAGCCAGGCCACCCTCAGCCATCAAGATTTTACAGAAGGTCAAGCCTATACCTTTACCATTACGGCCGCCAGGGATAAGGCCAAGGTCAATTTAACCCCCCTCCCCTATCCCCTCATCTTTACTATTGCCGGCGGGCCGCCGGCGGTTATTTCTACTATCCCGAAGGAAGGGGCAGACACCGTCGACTGGAATCAGGATATTATTATCGTCTTCTCTGAGCCGATGAATAGAGCCAGCCTTACTACCACTTGCAGCCCTGATCCCGGCGGTTGGGTAATAAACTGGAACGCCTCTGATACTGAGGTCACTTTGTCCCACAACAATTTTACCGAGATAACTCCTTACACCTTTACTATCACCGGAGCCAAAGATCAATCCTCTGGACTTGATTTGGTTGGCCTGCCCTATGCCCTCCACTTTACTACTGTAGGCGAGCATCCAACCGCCTCTATTGTTCCGGAAAATGGCACCACCGGCGTCACCCTTGACCAAACCGTCATCATCACCTTTTCCGAGGCTATGAATACCAGTAGCCTCAACTTCACCTCGGCCCCTAATCCCGGCGGCTGGACCGTGAGCTGGAACGACTCCGACAGCCAGGTTACTCTTAGCCACACGGATTTTACTGAATCAACGGCTTATACCTTCACCATTACCGTAGCTAACGATCCCTCCGGGCTTTCCTTAGACCCCCTGCCTTACTCCACTAATTTCACTACCTTCGGTGAGTCTCCCACGGTGGTTTCTACTATCCCGGAAACCGGGGCAACCAACATAAGCCTTGATCAGGACATCATCATCACCTTTTCCGAGACTATGAATACCAGTAGCCTCAACTTCACCTCGGCCCCTAATCCCGGCGGCTGGACAGTGAGCTGGAACGACGCCGACAGCCAGGTTACGCTTAACCACACGGATTTTACTGAATCAACGGCTTATACCTTCACCATTACCACCGCTAACGATCCATCTGGGCTTTCCTTAGACCCCCTGCCCTACTTCATTAATTTCACTACCTTCGGTGAGTCTCCCACGGTGGTTTCTACTATCCCGGAAACCGGGGCAACCAACATAAGCCTTGATCAGGACATCATCATCACCTTTTCCGAGGCGATAAATACCAACAGCCTCAACTTCACCTCGGCCCCTGATCCCGGCGGCTGGACCGTGAACTGGAACGACGCCGACAGCCAGGTTACGCTTAGCCACACGGATTTTACTGAATCAACGGCTTATACCTTCACCATTACCGTAGCTAACGATCCCTCCGGGCTTTCCTTAGACCCCCTGCCCTACTCCATTAATTTCACTACCTTCGGTGAGTCTCCCACGGTGGTTTCTACTCTCCCGGAAACCGGGGCAATCAACATAAGTCGTGATCAGGACATCATCATCACCTTTTCCGAGGCGATGAATACCAGCAGCCTCAACTTTACCTCGACCCCTGATCCCGGCGGCTGGACAGTGAGCTGGAACGACTCCGACAGCCAGGTTACTCTTAGGCACACGGATTTTACTGAATCAACGGCTTACATCTTTACCATTACCGAAGCAAAAGACCTGGCCGGCCTTGACTTAGACCCCTTACCTGACCGGATTGCCTTTACCACCTGGAGTGAAGCCCCGACTATTCTGTCCACGCTTCCAGTGGCCGGGTCTGAAACAGTGCCCCAGAGTCAAGACATCGTCATCACCTTCTCCGAACCGATGGATACCTCATCGGTTATCTTAACCTCAAATCCGGATATCAAAGATTATACCGTAAGCTGGAATCAGGGAAACACCGAGGTTACTTATGCCCATTCTGGATTTAGTGAAGCCCGGACTTACGTATTAGAGGCAGCCGGTCGTGACATGGCCGGAAATGATCTGGCCGCTGGCCCGGCCCCTAATCCATGGTCCTTTAAGATAACCGGCGCCAACCCCACGATTATGGCGGCCACCCCCTCACCGGGATTCAACCAGACCCCCCTGGATCAAGCGGTCATTGTGGTCTTTTCCGAGCCAATGGATACAACCTCGGTAATCCTGGAAGTCAGCCCTGATCCGGGCGGTTGGCAAGCCCAATGGAATGAAAACAGAACCGCTGTCACATATTCCCATAATAACTTCACCCAGGGCAGCGCTTACATGGCTCATATCACCCAGGCCCAGGACCTGGCCGGCCTGGAGCTGGTCCCCGGAGAAATGTCTAACCCCTGGGCCTTTATGACCGAGGATACCGCCCCAACCGTAGTGGCGGTTAGCCCTTCCACCGGCTCTATTGAGGTCCCCTTGGACCAGGTTATGGTTATTACCTTCTCTGAACCTATGGCCCCGGCAACGCTTACCTTTGCCATCTCGCCTGATCCTGGCCACTGGACCGTGAACTGGAACGATGGCCTCAATACCCAAGCGACTCTTTCTCATGCCCCCTTCCAGAAAGCCACTTCCTACTATTTTGAGGTCACGGGAGGAATGGATCCAGGCGCCAATTCCCTGGCCAATATACCCTATCCAGTAACCTTTACGACCCTGAGTGAACCACCACTGGTGATTTCAACTTCACCCCAGAACGGGGCAGGGACGGTAGGCTTCAATGACCCCATTATCATCGCCTTCAGCCAGCCGATGAATAAAGCCAGCCTCCAGACTGTCTGCACCCCTGATCCCGGCGGTTGGTCAGTAGAGTGGAACCAGTCCGACAGCCAGGCGATTTACTACCATGCCGATTTTAATAAGTCAACGGCCTATACCTTCACCATCAGACAGGCCAAGGGACAGAATGGCCTTGATCTTGATCCCCTACCTTACTCCCTTAACTTTGCCACCGAGGACATTCCCTTTGTCACGGCGATCACCCCACGACCGAATGCCACAGACGTCTTCACTACTCAACCGGTCATTATCACCTTCTCCAAGAAAATGAAGACGGAAAGCTTGACTTACACGGACACCCTCCCTGGCAACTGGTGGACCAGTTGGAATCAAGAAGGCACGGTGGTCACGATTTATCATAACAATCCCTTTGAGTTTTCGACTACCTACGGTTTTGAACTTACCGGAGGAACCGATCTCTCCGGAAACCCCCTGCCCAATCTGCCCTATTTTTGGTCATTCACCACCTTAGAAGCGCCTGCCCCTACTGTGGTCTCCACCGACCCTCAACCAGGCGAAGATAATGTGCCCCTAAATCAGCCCATGGTCGTCACCTTCAGTAAGCCGATGAATAAAGCCAGCCTCCAGACGGTCTGCACGCCTGATCCCGGTGGTTGGTCAGTAAAGTGGAACCAGTCCGACGACCAGGCGACTTTCTACCATGCCGATTTTAATAACTCAACGGCCTATACCTTCACTATCAGGCAGGCCAAGGGCCAGAATGGCTTTGACCTTGATCCCCTACCTTACTCCATTAATTTTGCCACGGCGGACATTCCTTTTGTTACCAGCCTTATCCCACGACCGAATGCCACAGACGTCCTCACTACTCAGCCGGTCATTATCACCTTCTCTAAGAAAATGAAGACGGAGAGCTTGACTTACACTGATACCCTCCCTGGCAACTGGTGGACCAGTTGGAATCAAGAAGGCACCCAGGTCACGATTTATCATAACAATCCCTTTGAGTTTTCGACTACCTACGGATTTGAACTTACCGGAGGAACTGATCTGTCCGGAAACCCCCTGCCCCATCTGCCCTATTTTTGGTCATTCACCACTTTAGCATCGCCTGCCCCTACTGTTGTCTCCACCGACCCTCAACCAGGCGAAGATAATGTGCCCCTAAATCAGCCCATGGTCGTCACCTTCAGTAAGCCGATGAATAAAGATAGCCTCCAGATTACCTCCACCCCTGATCCGGGCGGCTGGTCAGTGGCCTGGAATGAACCCGATAATACCCAAGCGGCCTTCTCCCACTCTGAATTTGAGGAATCAACACGTTACACCTTTACTATCAACCAGGCCAAAGGCCAGAATAACCGAGACCTGAACCCCTTACCTTATTCTATTAATTTCACCACCCATGGTGACACCCCAGTTATTACTCGGATCACCCCACCACCGAATGCGACGGACGTCCGCACTACTCAGCCGATCATTATCACCTTCTCGGAAGAGATGCACACCGCCTCTTTCTCTTACACCGATACCTTACCCGGAGGTTGGACCGTGGCATGGAATGAAGCCAACACCCAGGTTACCTTAAACCACACCCCCTTTGAGAAGTCCACTACCTACGGCTTTAAGATCACCGGAGGCACAGACCTGGCCGGGAATTCGTTGCCCAATCTGCCCTACACCTGGAGATTCACCACGGAAGCGGAAGTGGAGCCTCCGGTTATCACTGAAGTCACTCCGAAACCAGGCGCCACTGAGGTTGAGCTGGAGCAGCCTGTCATCGTTACATTCAGTAAGCCGATGGATACCAGCAGCTTTACCTTTACCGACACATGGCCGGGCGGCTGGTGGACAAGCTGGAACCAGACTGACACTCAGGTCACCATTTATCATACCCTTTTCCAGGAATCCACTACCTACGGCTTTGAGATTACTGGTGGAAGGGACCTATTCGCAAGCTCTTTGCCCAATCTGCCTTACGCCTGGAATTTTACCACGATTGATATTCCCCCCACTATCATCGAAGTCAGCCCGGAACAAGACGCCGTCGGAGTGCCCCTGGATCAGCCGGTAATCGTTACCTTCTCTGAACCTATGAATACCGCCTCGGTCACTTACCTTGACACCTCACCAGGCGGTTGGACCGCCAGTTGGAACGAGGCTAATACAGCGGCCACCTTCCATCACGCCAATCCCTTCAATCAATCGACCACCTACGGATTCGAGATCACCGGAGGAACAGACCAGGCCGGCAACTCACTGCGCCATCTGCCTTACGCCTGGAATTTTACCACCATTGATATTCCCCCCACTATCATTGAAGTCAGGCCGGAACAAGACGCTGTCGGGGTGTCCCTGGATCAGCCGGTGATCATTACCTTCTCTGAACCTATGAATACCGCCTCGGTCACTTACCTTGACACCTTACCAGGCGGTTGGACCGCCAGTTGGAACGAGGCTAATACAGCGGCCACCTGCCATCACTCCAATCCCTTCAATCAATCGACCACCTACGGATTCGAGATCACCGGAGGAACAGACCAGGCCGGCAACTCACTGCGCCATCTGCCTTACGCCTGGAATTTTACCACGATTGATATTCCCCCAACTATCATTGAAGTGAGCCCAAAACAAGACGCGGTCGGGGTGTCCCTGGATCAGCCGGTGATCGTTACCTTCTCTGAACCTATGAATACCGCCTCGGTCACTTACCTTGACACCTTACCAGGCGGTTGGACCGCTAGTTGGAACGAGGCTAATACAGCGGCCACCTTCCATCACGCCAATCCCTTCCATCAATCGACCACCTACGGCTTTGAGATTACCGGTGGAAGGGACTTATTCGGAAGCTCTTTGCCCAATATGCCTTATGCCTGGAATTTTACCACGATTGACCTTCCCCCAACTATCGTCGAAGTCAATCCCGAACAAGAGACTGTTGGGGTCTCCCTGGATCAGCCGGTGATCGTTGCCTTCTCTGAACCCATGAATACAGCCTCGGTCACGTATACTGACATCTCACCCGGAGGTTGGACCGTAAGCTGGAACGAGGCCGAAACTCAGACCACTTTCTCTCACTCTAATCCCTTTGAGGAAATGACTGTCTATGAATTCGAGATTACCGGAGGAAAGGATCTGACCGGTAGCGAACTGCTTAATCTGCCTTATGCCTGGAGCTTTACCACCACGGGGATTAACCCCTTTATCACGGCGGTCAGACCGAAGCGTAACGCCGTAGGAGTTGCTCTGGATCAACCGATTATCGTCACTTTCTCCCAACCTATGAACACCACCAGTCTAATTTATACTGACACCTTGCCTGGCCATTGGACAGTAGCATGGAATGAAGCCGAAACCGAGGCCACCATCTACCACAGTAATCTCTTCGAGGAATTGACTACTTACGGCTTTGAGATCACCGGCGGACAGGATGCCTTCGGCCTTGAGTTATTTAATATCCCTTACTTATGGGGATTTACTACCCTGGGGATTCCTCCACAGATCACCGAGGTTAGTCCCAAAGACGGCCAGCTTGGAGTTGAATTAAATCAACCCATCGTGGTTACTTTTTCAGAACAGATGAATCCAGCCAGTGTAACCTATGCTGACACCTTACCAGGCGGTTGGACCGCCAGTTGGAACGAGGCTAATACCCAAGCTGTCTTCTACCACAGCAATCTCTTCCTGGAATCAACCATTTACGGATTTGAGATCACCGCCGGCCAGGATATAAAGGGGAATCCGCTGAGCCCTTCTCTTGTTCCCAACCCGTGGTCCTTTACCACCTTGAGTCTACCCCAGCCACCTCGGATTGTTTCCACTTCACCGGCCGATGGAGAGACTGAAGTGCCCCTTAATCAACCTGTCGTTGTGGTCTTCTCTAAGCCAATGGATACGGCTACGGTAACCTGGGCCGATACCTTACCAGGCGGTTGGACCGCAAGCTGGAACGAGACTAATACAGCGGCCACCTTCTACCACCGTAATCCCTTCGAGGCATCAACTGCCTACGGATTTGAGATCACCGGCGGACAGGATACCGAGGGCAATCCGCTGGACACCCCCCTTGTTCCCAATCCGTGGTCCTTTACCACCTTGAGTCTACCCCCGCCACCTCGGATTGTTTTCACTTCGCCGGCCGATGGAGAGACTGAAGTGCCCCTTAATCAACCTGTCGTTGTGGTCTTCTCTAAGCCAATGGATACGGCTACGGTAACCTGGGCCGATACCTTACCCTACGGCTGGACCGTCACCTGGAACGAGGCCAATACAGCGGCCACCTTCCACCACCGTAATCCCTTCGAGGCATCAACTGCCTACGGATTTGAGATCACCGGCGGGCAGGATACCGAGGGCAATCCGCTGGACACCCCCCTTGTTCCCAACCCGTGGTCCTTTACCACCCGAAGTCTACAGCCACCTCGGATTGCTTCTACTTCTCCGGCCAATGGAGAGACGGCGGTGGTCCTTAATGAACC